The Fusarium falciforme chromosome 10, complete sequence DNA segment ATATCAAATCAAAACAAAAAActcccatcaacaccaagcttTTTGAGCGCGTTTAAAAACACAAACAACAGTCGCTATGCATTTTGGATACGGTGCTTCCGTCACCGTTGGCGGAGTCCGTAAGGAGTGAATTCTATAACCGATGAAGTCGTCATTAAGTCGTCAGGAAGGAGTGTCTATCGGGTAtcattggtggtggtgttcaAGAAGGAGTGTCGTTTCTTTGCTGGGTATCGTAAGGACCGTGAAAATACGTAGTGTACAGCACATAATAGTGCGAGTTTCGTTCGTAGTAGGGAGCGTAATTTAATCTTGTATCTCAAGGAGCGTCGTAAGGATCCTGAGGCCGGGGGGTCCAGCCCAGATCCggttggttgtggttgtggtaGCGAGCGTCGAAGGAACGTGGTATACATGGCGTCTGCGTCGATTTCGAAAAAGCAGCGAACGGGATCAAACATAAAGTCAAAACAAAATCGACGGCAAATTGGTTGAAGCGATTGGAGAGCGAATCAGAGGGCGAGCCGAGAAACGTCAAGTCGCTCGGCGTCGGGCGTTGTCTTCGTAGCTGTGCATCAGTGGGGCCTGCACAAGGGGCGACGGCGGGTGCGGAGCCGAAGACATTGATGAGGTGTGGCGGTGTCGGGGGAGCGGCGTGCTCGAGGTGACAGGAGACTCGGGGAGTGGAAGCATGCCGAACTGCTCCGAGCTGAGGTACGGAGACGGAGCGCTCGTCAGCGAGGCCATGTAGGGAGATGGGTCCTCTGGAGGCGGGTATGTTGGTGTGGTGGTGTTCATCCTGGGTGGAAACGGTCAATCCCCTATTCTTATTCGCGCAAAAGACCCGGTGGCCGCCTCGAGGAGCCTAAATCCACACGGTCTGGACAGGAGTGACGAACCCGACGCCATAGTTGTGAGGAGAATCGTGCATCGTGGGAGGCCCGCCTTGCAGGGCGTTCATGTCCCAGGTGCTGTATTCCTCGGTATCGCTGTACGCAACGGAACCCTCAAAGGTGGACGAAGCTGGACTGTAGGCTCCTGTGTACGCCGGAGACGGAACATTGAGGTACTGCTGTGCTGGGTACGGCGACGAGAGAACCAGGGGGCTCACCGACGAAGGTGGTGGTCCAGACGCATTGAGCATGGGCATCTCCTCAGTGCTGTAGCTGAAGGCAGGGTTCCCATACAGGTACGACTCGTTGCTCGGCATCTCCTCGTGAACAGTGAAGTTGGGAGGGTTGAACTGCGGGAACGACGGAGTCCTCTCCGGGTGCAGCCAGCCCATTCGCGATCGGAACTCACTGATAGTGTCAATGGGGAACTCCATGAGCGTGAGAGGCGTCTGGAGCTCGCCCCTGGCACCAGAGACATTGATGGACATGAGACGCCGAGCAATTTCCTCAACAGGAGAGATGGACAGACTGCCAAAGTAGGCAGCACCGATCTCAGGGAAGAGTCGCTCCATGAGGAGGGCCACAGTGTACAGATGAGCAATGACGACCAGCGAGTTGGGAGAGCCATGGTAGTTCTGCAGGTAGTTCACGGGCATCCAGAAGAGCCAGGTCCGCAGCGGCCGGAGCCTCTCAAACTGCTGAGCAATCGAGAGCGTGGGGCTGATCTTGCGAGAACCACGGAGAAAGCCAATGAGACGCTGGATCTGAGTGGTGTCCTCCTTGTGATGCTTGAGATGAGCCTCCACCTTCTGAACCTGCTCGAGCGTGCGCTGGAAAGCCTCAAGATCCTCGGGTCGCGGCTGGCTGGGACGGTGGTCCTGTCCAGGGGAGGGCGGAGCCGTGGGAAAGGTGCTGCTCTCGGCGATGAAGTCTCCAAACTGGGATTCATGCTTCCAAGCGTCCATTGCGTCGATCACCTGCAAGCAAGTCAGAGCTGTTTCGGGTTAATTCGAGGTTTGGTTACTCACCGAGGAGGTGCCTTGCATCAGCTGTGTCCAGCTGCGCCTAATCATTGTGTGAGCCGCCGTCACAAACTGCAGAATCTACAATACTTACCAGTCGGTGGCTTGCCAGGAGAGCACCAGAGACGCAGCAAGGATGGCGTCGGACGTCTCTCGAGAAAAGGAGCCAATGGCCTCCTGCAGACCCTTGAGAGCAATGCCTCGATGTTCATAAGCCAGGCTGCCGACCAGAGGGCAGTCGGTGAGGAAAGCAATATGCATGGCAGAAAAGGCGAGCAGGGCATGCATCACGTAGGGGGTTGTGGCGCCGATTCGGAGGAGACTATACCAATATTAGCACCCGTCAACGCATGATCCAGATCTGTGCGACCTACGTTGGGATGTGGCGAGTCCAGAGGGTGAAGTTATTCGCATCGATGGTGGCCAGCTGGTAGTACAAGGTGGCGACGTGGTAAATCAATCGGAGGTCTTCGAGCGAATAGAGATGGGGCATGGGAGCCGGATACAGACCAAGGCTCGGGAGCGGGAAGATGCCCGTCCTCTGCCACTCGGCGATGGCGGCTTCGATCTGGGGCGTCCACATGAGGTCGGGCTTGTCGGGAGTGGTAGATCGCTCAGCATCGGGAACCTGCACATCGTTGTACGGGCATCGGATCTTGTGCTTGGTGCAGTTGCGACTACGGTATGGTCAGCAAGGGAGGCTGCATCGAGGTGCCGTTTTGGAACCAACTCACCATTGAGGGAAGTTCTCGTCACAGCGGATGTGTCGGCGTTTGCTGCAGAGAAGCCGTTAGGGTGAAACTGTGCAGAACCATATTTCCACTTCAATGAAGCTTACCAGGTGTCACAGCCCTTGCGGGACTTGGTGTGGCTGCGGCGAGGAGGACCACCACCGGGACCAGCCATTGTGAAAGTGATGAAGGTGAAAGTGTAGCGAAAGACCTGTCGAGGTTGTAAGAAACAACAGTCACTCAAGACGGAGTCAAGAGACGTACGCGGTGTCCACAAAGGCAAGCCTGTGGACGGGTAGCGAGCGTTGGAGAGACAAGGGCGCAATTGGCGATCTACCCAGTCAAGTTGCTTCTGGAGACCGACTTGAGGCAATCAAGTCAAGGGTATTCCAGAGAATAGATCTGCGAAGATCGACACACTCAGGGAAGAATGGACAGCAGTTCGAGAGCTGGTGGACTTGATGAGCTAGGCTCAGGTGCAAGTCGAGGAACCAAGCTGATACGGAAGCAATTCCAAGTTTCTAGCGTGACTGGAATGCTCGAGGAGCTCTACGAAGCTGCGGCGATCTCGGCTAGATGAGCTGGATAGGGAAtctcaaaaaaaaaactcggTATCGTAGTCTGTCAGGTTGCCCGTGTCCAAgtcttccttcttgtccgtGATTGGTGGTAGCGATCGAATGGTTGGTGGCTTTGTTTGattttctttccttttcAAGACAGCTTGATGCGGATTCAGGGAAGCGAGCGTAGATATGCAGAGACAAAGATATCAACTACACGCGGGGCCGAGGGTGAGGGCGAGCCGGGGGTGATGAGGGCTGCAGATTTTGGAGAGCTCGTATTACTTGGAGACGAGACGGCAATCCGTTTGGCAGGTCAAGTTCGGGGCCGGGGTGTGCGTTTTAGCGTGGTTCTTGTCCTTATCTGTCGATTGGTCTTTGCACAGAGCGATTGTTCCTTTGTTAACGATCCACAGCGGGAAGCGACTGAATACCCCGAGATATTGGGGAAAAGGTATCGTTGgttgaaaagaagaagaaggggtcGTTGAAAACCCAAAGCACCAGTAAAAAAAGCGAGTGACAGGAGTCGACGAGGACTTCCTAAGAGAGTTGGGGGAGGTGAGGAGGGAGGAAAGCGAACGTGTTGTTGGTTTGGAGAGacgttgatgatggttgatggAGTTGACCAAAAAGGAATCGAAGAGGGGATCCGGGAAGGAGCTGGGGAGGAGGCTTTGTTAAATACAAGCAGGCACCGGGGAGGAGCGGCCGGGGGAGGAGCAACCGGGGGGGTAAGAGTGGGAGTGTgaggatgtggatgtggTGCCGGGGAGTGGGAAGGAACCTTGGGAGGAAGGCTGTGTAAGGTCAGGCAGGTACGTTTTCTGTGTGCCAGAATAAGAGGGTGCCATGTGCGTGCTTGGGGGGTCAGAGAAGTGTGTGAGCAGGTGCCAGACAAGACCCAAAAAGAGATACCCGACGGCACACCCACCAGCAAAAGCaggaccaccaccaccacaaaaCAGCGTCAATCACTCCAAAGCAAAGCGTGAGAATGAGCCCAGGGAGTGTCAAGACCAGAGGCTGGCATGGCAGGCAGGCGAGCTCGGGCTAGCTAGGGCCAAGGTCACTTGTGGATTGTGGAGTGCGGGCTCCGGGACtacggcagcggcagcaatggatggatccccCATGAATCGGACGCTGACCCATGGCCCATAGCCGTGAACCCCGAgcgagcagagcagagcacgTCTGGGCTGTACTGTATCATTGTTCCGCGTTGAGCCACAGAAGGAGAACAAGCACGCTAGGATGGGGGGGTGTGCCCGGTGCCACAGGTGCAACAGGGGGGGCGCTCTGTAGCCTCATCAGAAAGGGCCGTTGTCTCCAAAAGGTCCCTTGGCTGGGCATCTGTCATAGTCGTCGACCATCCCCGtccccatccatcctccACCCATGCGTGCGGGTTTGCTGGGAATGGGGACGGACGGTATGGGTGTGTCGGTTAATCACAGACCATAACCTTAGTAACAGCCCAGGCCAGAACAGGatgggggagggagggggtgCGTGAGGATTCTGGCTCTGGTCTGGCAGGAGCTCAGCCAAGCTAAGCGGGCATGTTAATGTCGTCGGGGAACGGATCAgtttggagatggatgctACTGCTTGCTACTGTACGGCTCCCGCAAGCCAAGGCAAGGTAAGGCAAGGTAGGACGGATCCATACCTGAGGATAGCATCGATCCATACCGTGCCCTCTGCTGTGTGCTATTTTGGGGAGCAGAAGATTGGGGATGAGCTATTGGGCAGCCGGGCTGGCTTGCTGGCTGGCTTGTGCTCTGCTGGCTCGTTGTCTGGTTCTACAGGACCACCAAGACGGTAATGCTTGGACTGGACGTGGACGGACGGCATGATGAGGGCCGGATGTGGGCTGTCCTCCGCTTCTTCTGTCCACCGCCGCTCCAGCcggtgggtggtggtggcgggAAGGAAaaccagcccagcccagcccagccctgGCTCAGAGGGGAGAGGAACAAGGCAAATGCAAATACAGAGGGCTACAGTGGGAGACAGTGGCGGGCGGGCACCCTCCAGAGCCTGTTTAGAGCCATCTCCAGTGGGCTGGGTTGGGGCGACAGGACGGGAGGGTCAGCGGACAGGCCGGCATCTGCAGCAAACAGCAGACTGACTGACCAGAGGCGAGTGAGGGCCATGAGACGCGGGAGCAGAAGCAAAAAAGCGGCGGCCGAGGTAACCTCTAGGTGGAGGGCATGACGCACATGGCTAGGGCCAAGAGGGATGGATCCAAATGTCATGGATGTATGATAGTGCCCGTTTCTGTTCTGCGACCGCCGGGGGGACCAGAGTCGCAGAGGCTGAGAGTTGAAGAGAAAGCATTGGTAAAAACTGCGAGCGAGTGAAGCGAATGGAAGCCAAGCCTAGCCCACGACAAGACGGGCAGGCAGTCAGCGAACAGGTTCAGTTGGTAGGTGCGTGCTATCGGTCGGACAGACTCCCCCAGGCAAAGCagagcaaagcaaagcaaagcagagctgctgctgcgagcGGGTGGGTGACAAAAACCCTACGTAACTGagtaaaaataacttttcgAGTCCGTGCTCGTTCTTCATCCTAGGGTCGTCAGGTCGTTGTCGTCAAAAGCCGCCCGTTCCTTTTGCTCCAACGCCGTCTGTCGGGGCCTTAGTAAGGCAGGCTGGCTGGCCGGGTTCACGGCTCACTGTGGTATTCCGCCACTTCTATTCGCCCGTCGGCCGCGGGGGCCGGCCCTTCCTAGCAGATGATTGGGCTGTGGTTCGCCGAATGGCCAAGAGGGCGCTGTTGGCGGGCTCTGACGGCGGCGGTGGAGGGACGGTGGGCGGTGGGGATGCGTCACGGACGGACAAACCGGGGCCGGTagttgagcttgaggccATGGAGGCCAGGCCCTGACCCTTGAGGTCTCTCCAGCCTCATCATCCCATCCAATGCCTCAGACGGTTCACTGCaccgcatcgcatcgcatagCGTCCAATCCCTCCAAGCGCCATCTCACAGTGGCTGGATCGCTCCAGAAGCGGCGCAGAAGAGAGATGTGAGGCTTGATTTGAGATGGAGATATGGAGAAGGCGCATCTAAAAAAGGCACTGCCCTAACTGCAGCTGGTAAAGTCGTGGACGAGACACGCTGGAACGTTACCTACGGCCCACCGTCATGGCCGCGCGAATGCTTCTAGCTCAGGGCTCTTCTTTGCTTTGGTTCGCTTTCCCAGCGCTTTGGTCTGCGTTGCTTTGCGtcgccttgccttgcctcgCAGCTGAGACATGGAACAAATGGCCACTCAGACGGCCCAGAGGGCAAATGGCCTCAAGTTTGCACCCGCCGTGCCGTGCATCGCATTGATCATTCTTAGCAGCATCATGACATCCGTCCATTCCATCGCTGACGGCCGTCCTCGACTTCTGCATCCTGGCCCCAAGGTAGCAGTAGCAGTAGCTGTACAGCAGCATCAAAGAGGGCTATGCTCGTTCCCTTCTCGGGCCTGTCTATCTGTCTCATCCATCCTTCTGAGAGCGTCATCATTCCTCATCACTCAATCACCCTTTCCTTTGTCACCCCCTCTCCACTCTCCCATCAGCACTTCTCTGTCCAACCCTACCAAGACGACTGGGCTGTCTGTGACGTTGGCCTCGACGTGCCTGGACGGGACAACCTCGGGTGCGCTAAGCAGTACTGTACAGCAGATCGTGAGCCCGCTTCAGCCGGCCCTTGTCCTGGTCAATTCTGTGAGGGCTTCCATCTGAATGTAATAATGTCTTGGACACACCCAACCTTCCTGGTCCTGGTGCGGTGCCACGGCCGACCGGGTCCCCGGGCCTTTGGCGGCCGAGGTGTGTGCCGCGAGGCTCCAGCTAACACCTCGTAGGGCAGAAGACAGAGAAAGGAGCGGAGCATTGAGCGCAATGAGGGTCGTTGGTCGAGAAAGTATGCTCTCCACCATCATGGTGAGGCTATCTCCAACCGCGACATCGGCCATGACATAACAGCGCTCTTTTCTTTTGGCGGTATCTCTCATCCCTGCGTGTGCCATGCCTGCAGTCTGCACGCAACTTGACTGGGCGACGAGGTTGGTCACTGGCATTTTCAGCACGGATGATCGGGGACAGCTGCAAATCATCTGATGCTAGGACGGCTTTTGCTCCCCATGATCATGATTCCCCCAACCTCGACGGGCCTATTCCTATTCCCTCCTCGCTTGGTCTCCCTCCGTCTCCTCTTGCCCCTTCGGACTCGGGTTCCCGAGCATGGGAATTGATACTACCGTGGTGTCCGTGCTAACGGCCCAGATCCAACCACCAACCTTGAGGGTTTTCGCATTCGGGGTCAGTCGGTCGGGGGGAATGGTAATATTATGTCTGCCATAcctcggcctcttcctcattTGCTCGCCTTTTTTTGCCCAGCACCCTTGCTCTGGACATGACATGGAGGTGACAGTTATGCCCGTTTATGGCAAGCGAATTGAGCTGTCACAGGATGCCGCAGTGTCCCAGAGTTGAATAGCGCAACAAAGGTGTCGAAATCGAACGTTCCATACGAATCACGTTGAGCGCGCCGTTGCATCTTACAGATACTGACCGGTGATCTGCAATCTGCACAAAAATAGCCGACCTCCCTCTGCACCCTGCAAACCCGCCAGAGCAGACTGTCCAACTCCCTTCGACAAAGGGCCAAGTGCCAAGCAGCATAACCTGCGCCCATCCAGCTGTCCTCAGCATTAAGTGGGCGAGGGTCGGTGGGAAATCTGAGGCCGGCACGGAGCCCTCGGCGGGTGAGGCATGAGACATAAAAAAAACAACGGCCGGGGGCAAACGGAACATGATGGAGAAACGCGGGCTGACGACCCGTCCGAATGGAGCGGAAACAAGGTTGGAGAAAAGTGCTTGGCATTCCAAGGCCCCTGTGTGTTCCTCGTCAACCGAATCCTTTGAACCTTGTATGAGATTCGACATGCTTCAGATTGATTAGGCTCAAGGCTCCTCAGAAAACTACTAGAACTGGTATGGAAGGCAGCCAATGACAGCTGTGTCAAGGCTGAGCCTCCATGCCTAGGATGAACAAAGATGCTTTGCTAGTCTATTACAACTGACCCAGGCTCGAAGAGCACTTGTTCATCCCACTCGGCATGTAATTAGAATCACGGTGTCATTGACAACCGCCTCAACAGAGTTTTCATCGGCTCTGGAATACTGCCCGAGCAACCGATCTCAGCACACACAAAGGCCGTGTACCTCGAGTCACTTGCGCCTAGAAGATGTCCTGCAGGTTCCCGGCTTGGAGCCAGCTACGACTGATTCCGCTGGCGGGTTGCTCAGCCCAGGTTGGGCTGTTGGCCGCGGCGGCCGATGCCCTATCGGGGACCGGATGTGGTGCGAGCGCCTCACCGGCGCGGTTCAATTCAGGCACGCGATTAATTACCAAGCCCCGCTACTCAATGGGGCAAGGACTCGCCAGGGCATTGGCAAATTGATCGGACTTGTTCGAATCAATATCCTTTTCCAGGGTCATTTCGTTAATCAGCAAGACACGAGCAT contains these protein-coding regions:
- a CDS encoding Zn(2)-C6 fungal-type domain-containing protein: MPASGLDTPWAHSHALLWIGLQKQLDWACLCGHRVFRYTFTFITFTMAGPGGGPPRRSHTKSRKGCDTCKRRHIRCDENFPQCRNCTKHKIRCPYNDVQVPDAERSTTPDKPDLMWTPQIEAAIAEWQRTGIFPLPSLGLYPAPMPHLYSLEDLRLIYHVATLYYQLATIDANNFTLWTRHIPTLLRIGATTPYVMHALLAFSAMHIAFLTDCPLVGSLAYEHRGIALKGLQEAIGSFSRETSDAILAASLVLSWQATDWRSWTQLMQGTSSVIDAMDAWKHESQFGDFIAESSTFPTAPPSPGQDHRPSQPRPEDLEAFQRTLEQVQKVEAHLKHHKEDTTQIQRLIGFLRGSRKISPTLSIAQQFERLRPLRTWLFWMPVNYLQNYHGSPNSLVVIAHLYTVALLMERLFPEIGAAYFGSLSISPVEEIARRLMSINVSGARGELQTPLTLMEFPIDTISEFRSRMGWLHPERTPSFPQFNPPNFTVHEEMPSNESYLYGNPAFSYSTEEMPMLNASGPPPSSVSPLVLSSPYPAQQYLNVPSPAYTGAYSPASSTFEGSVAYSDTEEYSTWDMNALQGGPPTMHDSPHNYGVGMNTTTPTYPPPEDPSPYMASLTSAPSPYLSSEQFGMLPLPESPVTSSTPLPRHRHTSSMSSAPHPPSPLVQAPLMHSYEDNARRRAT